One region of Streptococcus parasanguinis genomic DNA includes:
- a CDS encoding Cof-type HAD-IIB family hydrolase — MHKKMIALDLDGTLLNSESKLSDFTIDTIKKISALGHKVIITTGRPYRMAHTYYKQLELDTPMINFNGSLTHLPEKKWGDEQCLTLDKKYLLDMVANRDTIQADFIAGEYRNKFFITDPNEHVADPKLFGIESFQPENQFNPERVTSDPNCILFQTKAEDKYALADEMNRHYDYNLSINTWGGPLNILECNPKNVTKASALTYLLDKLNMDQKDLIAFGDEHNDTDMLALAGHGYAMKNASSVLLPYADSVTDFTNNEDGVARQLIQLFL; from the coding sequence ATGCATAAAAAGATGATCGCTCTAGATCTAGACGGCACTCTCTTAAATTCCGAAAGCAAATTGAGCGACTTTACCATTGATACGATAAAAAAAATTAGTGCTCTTGGCCATAAAGTCATTATTACAACAGGCCGCCCCTACCGTATGGCACATACCTATTACAAACAACTAGAGCTAGATACTCCGATGATCAATTTTAACGGCTCCCTTACGCATCTACCTGAGAAAAAATGGGGGGATGAACAATGTTTGACTTTAGATAAAAAATACCTGCTAGATATGGTCGCTAACCGGGATACCATCCAAGCGGACTTTATAGCAGGCGAATACCGCAATAAATTCTTTATTACCGATCCAAATGAGCACGTTGCAGACCCTAAATTATTCGGTATTGAATCTTTCCAACCAGAAAATCAATTCAATCCCGAGCGGGTAACGAGCGACCCAAACTGTATCCTCTTTCAAACGAAAGCGGAAGACAAATATGCTCTGGCAGATGAAATGAATCGGCATTATGACTACAATCTGTCTATAAATACTTGGGGGGGTCCCTTAAATATTCTGGAATGCAATCCCAAAAATGTGACCAAAGCATCTGCTCTGACCTACCTTCTAGATAAACTCAATATGGATCAGAAGGATTTGATTGCCTTTGGAGACGAGCACAACGATACCGACATGCTAGCTCTTGCTGGTCATGGATACGCCATGAAAAACGCGAGCTCTGTCCTACTTCCTTACGCGGATTCCGTCACAGATTTTACCAATAATGAGGACGGTGTCGCGCGCCAACTCATTCAATTATTCTTATAA
- a CDS encoding PTS sugar transporter subunit IIB — MSIGIIIASHGEFAAGIHQSGSMIFGDQEKVQVVTFMPSEGPDDLYAKFNAAVAAFDAEDEVLVLADLWSGSPFNQASRVMGENPDRKFAIITGLNLPMLIQAYTERLMDANAGVDKVAANIIKEAKDGVKALPEELNPVEEASTAAAAPVAQAAIPEGTVIGDGKLKINLARLDTRLLHGQVATAWTPDSKADRIIVASDSVAKDELRKELIKQAAPNGVKANVVPIQKLIDVAKDPRFGNTHALILFETPQDALRAIEGGVPIKTLNVGSMAHSTGKTMVNNVLSMDKDDVATFEKMRDLGVEFDVRKVPNDSKKDLFDLINKANVQ; from the coding sequence ATGAGTATTGGTATCATTATTGCTAGCCACGGTGAATTTGCAGCTGGAATCCACCAATCCGGCTCGATGATCTTTGGGGATCAAGAGAAAGTTCAAGTGGTTACGTTCATGCCAAGTGAAGGCCCGGATGATCTCTATGCTAAATTCAATGCAGCTGTTGCCGCATTTGATGCAGAAGATGAAGTCTTGGTTTTGGCTGACCTTTGGAGTGGTTCTCCATTTAACCAAGCAAGTCGCGTCATGGGAGAAAATCCAGATCGTAAATTTGCGATCATTACAGGATTAAACCTTCCGATGTTGATTCAAGCTTATACAGAACGTTTGATGGATGCAAATGCCGGCGTTGATAAAGTCGCTGCAAACATCATTAAGGAAGCAAAAGACGGTGTCAAAGCTCTTCCAGAAGAATTGAATCCTGTTGAAGAAGCTAGTACAGCCGCTGCTGCTCCTGTAGCCCAAGCTGCTATTCCAGAAGGAACAGTTATCGGAGATGGAAAACTCAAGATTAACCTTGCCCGCTTAGATACACGTCTTCTTCATGGACAAGTCGCAACTGCTTGGACACCTGATTCAAAAGCCGATCGGATCATTGTTGCTTCAGATTCTGTTGCCAAAGATGAACTCCGTAAGGAATTGATCAAACAAGCGGCACCAAATGGTGTGAAAGCAAACGTTGTCCCAATTCAAAAATTGATCGACGTTGCAAAAGATCCACGTTTTGGAAATACCCATGCTTTGATCTTATTTGAAACACCTCAAGATGCTCTTCGCGCCATCGAAGGTGGTGTTCCGATTAAAACCTTGAACGTTGGTTCAATGGCCCACTCAACTGGTAAAACCATGGTGAACAATGTGTTGTCAATGGATAAAGATGACGTGGCTACATTTGAAAAAATGCGTGATCTTGGAGTTGAATTTGACGTCCGTAAAGTGCCAAATGACTCTAAGAAAGATTTGTTTGACTTAATTAACAAAGCTAACGTTCAATAA
- the adhP gene encoding alcohol dehydrogenase AdhP — MKAVVVNPEGTGVEIVANKDMRPLETGEALVQIEYCGVCHTDLHVAHGDFGKVPGRVLGHEGIGIVKEVAPDVKSLKVGDRVSVAWFFEGCGTCEYCTTGRETLCRTVKNAGYSVDGGMAEQCIVTADYAVKVPEGLDPAQASSITCAGVTTYKAIKEAKAEPGQWIVIYGAGGLGNLAVQYAKKVFNAHVIAVDINNDKLELAKEVGADFVINGREVEDVPGLIKEKTNGGAHSAVVTAVSKVAFNQAVDSVRAGGRVIAVGLPSEMMDLSIVKTVLDGIQVIGSLVGTRKDLEEAFQFGAEGLVVPVVQKRPVEDAVKVFDEMEAGTIQGRMVLDFTN, encoded by the coding sequence ATGAAAGCTGTTGTTGTAAATCCAGAAGGTACTGGTGTTGAAATCGTTGCAAACAAAGACATGCGTCCACTTGAAACAGGGGAAGCACTTGTTCAAATCGAATACTGTGGTGTCTGCCACACTGACTTGCACGTTGCTCACGGGGACTTCGGTAAAGTTCCAGGCCGTGTTCTTGGACACGAAGGAATCGGTATTGTTAAAGAAGTTGCTCCAGATGTCAAGAGCCTAAAAGTTGGGGATCGTGTCAGTGTCGCATGGTTCTTCGAAGGATGTGGAACTTGTGAATACTGTACAACTGGTCGCGAAACTCTTTGCCGTACTGTAAAAAATGCTGGTTACTCTGTTGATGGAGGAATGGCTGAACAATGTATCGTTACTGCAGATTACGCAGTGAAAGTACCTGAAGGATTAGATCCAGCCCAAGCTTCTTCTATTACGTGTGCAGGTGTTACAACTTACAAAGCCATCAAAGAAGCCAAAGCTGAACCAGGACAATGGATCGTTATCTATGGAGCTGGTGGACTAGGAAACTTGGCTGTTCAATATGCTAAGAAAGTCTTCAACGCACATGTCATCGCTGTCGATATCAACAATGATAAACTAGAATTGGCAAAAGAAGTTGGTGCAGACTTTGTCATCAACGGTCGCGAAGTTGAAGATGTCCCAGGATTGATCAAAGAAAAAACAAATGGTGGAGCTCACTCTGCTGTCGTAACAGCTGTTTCTAAAGTAGCTTTCAACCAAGCAGTAGATTCTGTTCGTGCAGGTGGCCGCGTGATCGCAGTTGGTCTTCCTTCTGAAATGATGGACCTCAGCATTGTGAAAACGGTATTAGATGGTATCCAAGTCATTGGTTCTCTTGTAGGAACTCGTAAAGACTTGGAAGAAGCCTTCCAATTTGGTGCAGAAGGCTTGGTAGTCCCTGTCGTTCAAAAACGTCCAGTAGAAGATGCAGTCAAAGTCTTTGACGAAATGGAAGCTGGAACCATTCAAGGACGTATGGTACTTGACTTTACCAACTAA
- a CDS encoding GNAT family N-acetyltransferase produces MTKEKEVTVEIRQADSADAALVVDFLNQVGKESDYMTLDEAGIGMSPADMEQFLMVQEMAENRICLLLFLDQELAALLNITAASQRSIRHIGDVFIVVQKAYWNQGLGQILLEEGIEWAHSTGVLRKLVLNVQVRNERAVHLYKKLGFEIEGCQARGACSAEGEFLDVYLMGKLID; encoded by the coding sequence ATGACTAAGGAAAAGGAAGTAACAGTAGAAATTCGGCAAGCTGACAGTGCAGATGCGGCTCTTGTCGTTGATTTCTTAAATCAAGTTGGGAAAGAGTCAGATTACATGACGCTAGATGAAGCTGGGATTGGCATGTCTCCAGCAGACATGGAGCAATTTCTGATGGTGCAAGAGATGGCGGAAAACCGGATTTGCCTCTTGCTATTTCTAGATCAGGAACTGGCAGCTTTGTTAAATATCACTGCAGCTTCTCAACGGTCCATTCGGCATATTGGTGATGTCTTTATTGTGGTTCAAAAAGCTTATTGGAATCAAGGGCTTGGACAGATCTTGTTGGAAGAAGGAATTGAGTGGGCGCACTCGACCGGTGTTCTCAGGAAACTAGTCTTGAATGTCCAAGTGCGCAATGAACGAGCGGTTCACCTGTATAAAAAGTTAGGTTTTGAGATCGAAGGTTGCCAAGCTCGTGGAGCTTGTTCAGCTGAAGGAGAATTCTTAGATGTTTACCTTATGGGGAAACTGATAGATTAG
- a CDS encoding NCS2 family permease, giving the protein MDKFFKLSEHGTTVRTEVLAGLTTFFAMSYILFVNPQMLSQTGMPAQGVFLATIIGSVVGTLMMAFYANLPYAQAPGMGLNAFFTFTVVFGMGYSWQEALGMVFICGVISLIITLTNVRKMIIESIPTALRSAISAGIGIFLAYVGIKNAGFLKFTIDPHTYTVVGEGADKANATISANASAVPGLVDFNNPAVLLALVGLAITIFFVVKGIKGGIILSILATTVLGILIHVVDITKIDFASNHLGAAFNDLGTIFGQALGSKGLGSLISNTSRLPETLMAILAFSLTDIFDTIGTLIGTGEKVGIVATNGENHQSAKLDKALYSDLVATSVGAIAGTSNVTTYVESAAGIGAGGRTGLTALVVAICFAISSLFSPLLAIVPTAATAPILIVVGIMMLSGLKNIHWEDMSEAVPAFFTSIFMGFSYSITQGIAAGFITYSLVKVVKGQAKEVHSMIWILDVLFILNYVSMALN; this is encoded by the coding sequence ATGGATAAGTTTTTTAAACTTTCAGAACATGGAACCACTGTTCGAACAGAGGTTCTTGCTGGTTTGACAACCTTTTTTGCGATGAGTTATATCCTCTTCGTAAACCCTCAAATGTTGTCACAAACAGGTATGCCAGCTCAAGGAGTCTTCCTTGCAACGATTATTGGATCCGTTGTCGGGACCTTGATGATGGCTTTTTATGCCAATTTACCTTATGCACAAGCACCTGGGATGGGCTTGAATGCCTTCTTTACCTTTACCGTTGTATTTGGTATGGGCTACTCATGGCAGGAAGCTTTGGGGATGGTCTTCATTTGTGGAGTGATTTCATTGATTATCACATTGACAAATGTTCGGAAGATGATCATCGAATCGATTCCGACAGCTCTTCGCTCTGCTATTTCAGCGGGGATCGGGATTTTCTTGGCCTATGTTGGAATTAAGAATGCAGGATTTTTGAAATTCACGATTGACCCTCATACCTATACAGTGGTCGGAGAAGGAGCAGATAAGGCGAATGCAACGATCTCAGCAAATGCATCTGCTGTTCCTGGATTGGTTGATTTTAACAATCCAGCTGTCCTCTTGGCTCTTGTTGGTCTTGCGATTACTATTTTCTTTGTTGTCAAAGGGATTAAAGGTGGGATTATCCTTTCCATCTTAGCAACGACTGTTCTTGGAATTCTCATCCATGTTGTTGATATCACTAAAATTGACTTTGCAAGTAACCATCTAGGAGCTGCCTTTAATGATTTAGGCACGATCTTTGGTCAAGCTTTAGGATCGAAAGGATTGGGTTCTTTGATTTCCAATACGTCTCGTTTGCCTGAGACCTTAATGGCCATCTTAGCCTTCTCCTTGACTGATATTTTTGATACAATCGGAACTTTGATCGGTACGGGTGAAAAAGTTGGGATTGTTGCGACAAATGGGGAAAACCATCAATCAGCGAAATTAGATAAGGCCCTCTATTCAGACCTTGTAGCGACTTCAGTCGGAGCTATTGCAGGAACTTCAAACGTAACGACGTATGTTGAATCTGCAGCTGGTATTGGAGCTGGTGGACGCACTGGTTTGACAGCCTTGGTTGTAGCGATCTGTTTTGCTATTTCAAGTCTCTTTAGTCCTTTGTTGGCGATTGTACCGACCGCTGCTACAGCCCCAATTTTGATTGTTGTTGGGATCATGATGTTGAGTGGCTTGAAAAATATCCATTGGGAAGATATGTCAGAAGCAGTTCCTGCTTTCTTCACCTCTATCTTTATGGGCTTCAGCTACTCGATTACACAAGGGATCGCTGCTGGATTTATCACCTATAGCTTGGTGAAAGTGGTTAAAGGACAAGCCAAAGAAGTGCACAGCATGATTTGGATTTTAGATGTTCTCTTTATTTTAAACTACGTTAGCATGGCCTTGAATTAA
- the lytR gene encoding glycopolymer--peptidoglycan transferase LytR: MVKKIILMFLSLLTVTVIGIGAYGLTILNQTTGTLSKTYKGFGNETNVIAENKPMTILLMGVDTGSGSREDPWAGNSDTMILVTVNPQTKETTMTSLERDILTNITSDGETVQAKLNSAYAQGGAKLAIKTIQDLLNIHIDRYVMINMKGLVQLVDKVGGITVNNPFDFDISIEENEPEYTAKIAPGRQEINGDQALVYSRMRYQDPEGDYGRQKRQREVIKKIVEKVLSLNSLSHYKGIIESVSDNMQTNIALDSNSLLQLLGYKDALSTIHQYQLKGEDATLADGGSYQIVTSKHLLKIQNIIRKALGLKEIKTLKTNAYLLDGDEELKNASSQNDTPAASSEEAPVYQEFNQLPVVPSTQDTGVVTPQSSVAPVTPVAPAATESSSVTPTVPSE, translated from the coding sequence ATGGTTAAAAAAATTATTTTGATGTTTTTGAGCTTATTGACGGTAACAGTGATTGGGATCGGGGCCTATGGCCTTACCATCCTAAACCAAACGACTGGGACTCTCAGTAAGACTTATAAGGGCTTTGGAAATGAGACCAATGTCATTGCAGAAAACAAGCCGATGACCATCCTTTTGATGGGGGTTGATACAGGTAGTGGTTCTCGGGAAGATCCTTGGGCCGGAAATAGTGATACCATGATTTTGGTGACTGTCAATCCTCAAACAAAAGAAACAACCATGACGAGCTTGGAAAGAGATATCCTAACCAATATTACTTCAGATGGCGAAACGGTCCAAGCAAAATTGAATTCGGCTTATGCTCAAGGCGGTGCCAAGTTAGCCATTAAGACCATTCAAGATCTTTTGAATATCCATATTGACCGCTATGTCATGATCAATATGAAGGGATTGGTTCAATTAGTGGATAAGGTTGGTGGTATCACGGTTAACAATCCATTTGACTTCGATATCTCGATCGAGGAAAATGAGCCAGAATATACGGCTAAGATCGCACCAGGACGTCAGGAGATTAATGGGGACCAAGCTCTCGTTTATTCACGCATGCGCTACCAAGACCCAGAAGGAGACTACGGACGTCAAAAACGACAACGTGAAGTGATCAAAAAGATTGTTGAGAAAGTTTTAAGTCTCAATAGTTTGAGTCACTACAAAGGAATCATTGAGTCTGTTAGTGACAATATGCAAACCAACATAGCGCTTGACAGTAATAGCCTTCTTCAATTGCTAGGATATAAAGATGCCCTTTCAACGATTCATCAGTACCAGCTGAAAGGAGAAGATGCCACCTTAGCAGATGGCGGAAGTTATCAGATTGTCACTTCAAAACATCTCTTGAAAATTCAAAATATCATCCGTAAAGCTTTGGGACTAAAAGAAATCAAAACATTGAAAACCAATGCTTACCTATTAGATGGAGATGAAGAGTTGAAGAATGCTTCTTCTCAAAATGATACGCCAGCGGCATCATCTGAGGAAGCACCTGTTTACCAAGAGTTTAACCAACTACCAGTTGTACCATCGACCCAGGATACGGGAGTGGTGACGCCTCAAAGTTCTGTTGCACCAGTGACACCAGTTGCTCCTGCAGCTACAGAGTCGAGCAGTGTGACACCTACGGTACCTTCAGAATAA
- the tsaE gene encoding tRNA (adenosine(37)-N6)-threonylcarbamoyltransferase complex ATPase subunit type 1 TsaE, with amino-acid sequence MISHNETELIALGKQLGKLLEKQDVIILSGDLGAGKTTFTKGIAKGLGIDQMIKSPTYTIVREYEGRLPLYHLDVYRIGNDPDSIDLDDFLFGNGATIIEWGELIEPSLSDAYLKIFIRKLEDGRELAFEAHGARAKALLASFEQVEKTDD; translated from the coding sequence ATGATTAGTCACAATGAAACGGAGCTGATCGCTCTAGGAAAACAGCTAGGAAAACTCTTAGAAAAGCAAGACGTGATCATTTTATCAGGTGATCTAGGGGCAGGAAAAACGACCTTTACCAAAGGAATTGCAAAGGGGTTAGGGATTGATCAGATGATTAAAAGCCCGACCTATACCATTGTTCGTGAATACGAAGGTCGCTTGCCTTTATACCATTTGGATGTTTACCGGATTGGGAATGATCCAGATTCTATTGATTTAGATGATTTTCTATTTGGAAATGGTGCTACCATTATTGAATGGGGAGAGCTGATTGAGCCGAGTCTCTCGGATGCTTATCTTAAAATTTTTATCCGAAAATTAGAAGATGGGCGAGAGTTAGCTTTTGAAGCTCATGGAGCGCGTGCAAAAGCTTTGCTAGCATCCTTTGAGCAGGTGGAAAAAACGGATGACTAA